One genomic segment of Helianthus annuus cultivar XRQ/B chromosome 14, HanXRQr2.0-SUNRISE, whole genome shotgun sequence includes these proteins:
- the LOC110904334 gene encoding beta-glucosidase BoGH3B, translating into MANLSPCVFIILSMWCCTTMAEPDVMKYKDPTQPLNVRIKDLIGRMTLQEKVGQMVQIDRSVATPDVMRNYFIGSLLSGGGSVPAKEASPETWINMVNDFQRGSLSTRLGIPMIYGIDAVHGNSNVFNATIFPHNVGLGVTRDPELVKKIGAATALEVRATGINYAFAPCVAVCRDPRWGRCFESFSEDPNIVREMTEIIPGLQGEIPIDGRKGVPFVDGQTKIAASAKHFVGDGGTTRGINENDTVIDFHGLLSIHMPPYYDAVRKGVATIMVSYSSWNGVKMHRSKELITGFLKNILKFRGFVISDFQGIDKMTDPPHANYTWSIQESVGAGIDMVMVGYNYFEFIDGLTYLVNNNYIPMSRIDDAVKRILRVKFVMGLFENPLTDLSMAKYLGEQDHRDLAREAVRKSLVLLKNGKSVDQPMLPLPKKSTKILVAGTHADNIGNQCGGWTIEWHGESGNITKGTTILSAVKSAVDPTTEVVYVENPTPDFIKSNNFAYAIVVTGEYPYSESSGDNQNLTIPEPGPTTIMNVCESMKCVVVLMSGRPVVIEPYVSSMDALVAAWLPGSEGQGVTDVLFGDYGFTGKLAHTWFKTVDQLPMNVGDPHYDPLYPFGYGLTTEPTKGF; encoded by the exons ATGGCAAACCTTTCACCCTGTGTTTTCATAATTCTGTCCATGTGGTGTTGCACCACCATGGCTGAACCTGATGTCATGAAATACAAAGACCCGACACAGCCGTTAAACGTTCGGATAAAAGACTTAATCGGTCGAATGACTTTGCAAGAGAAAGTTGGTCAAATGGTACAGATTGATAGATCTGTAGCCACACCTGACGTAATGCGCAATTACTTCATAG GGAGTTTATTAAGCGGCGGAGGTAGTGTTCCGGCGAAAGAGGCATCACCGGAGACATGGATTAACATGGTGAATGACTTCCAAAGAGGATCATTATCTACTCGTTTAGGGATACCTATGATCTATGGGATCGATGCTGTTCATGGCAATAGTAATGTTTTTAATGCCACTATTTTCCCACATAATGTTGGCCTTGGAGTAACAAG GGATCCTGAGTTGGTTAAGAAAATTGGAGCTGCAACTGCTCTTGAAGTTCGAGCAACCGGGATTAACTACGCATTTGCACCTTGCGTTGCG GTTTGTAGGGATCCAAGATGGGGTCGTTGCTTTGAAAGTTTTAGCGAAGATCCTAATATCGTACGAGAAATGACTGAGATCATACCAGGACTTCAAGGGGAGATTCCTATTGATGGTCGAAAAGGTGTTCCTTTTGTTGATGGACA AACAAAGATTGCAGCTTCGGCCAAACACTTTGTTGGCGATGGTGGAACGACAAGAGGCATCAACGAGAACGATACAGTCATAGATTTTCATGGTTTGTTGAGCATTCATATGCCGCCTTATTATGATGCAGTTAGGAAGGGTGTTGCAACCATCATGGTTTCTTACTCTAGCTGGAATGGAGTCAAAATGCATAGAAGCAAAGAACTTATAACTGGATTCCTCAAGAACATTCTCAAATTCAGA GGATTTGTGATATCAGATTTTCAAGGTATTGACAAGATGACCGATCCACCTCATGCTAACTACACTTGGTCTATTCAAGAGAGTGTTGGCGCTGGCATAGACATG GTCATGGTTGGGTACAACTACTTTGAGTTTATCGACGGGCTAACCTATCTCGTGAACAACAATTACATCCCAATGAGTCGGATTGATGATGCTGTAAAAAGAATTTTACGGGTGAAGTTTGTGATGGGGTTGTTTGAAAACCCGTTAACTGATTTAAGCATGGCGAAATACCTTGGAGAACAG GATCACCGAGATTTGGCTAGGGAAGCAGTAAGGAAATCTTTGGTCTTATTAAAGAACGGAAAATCTGTTGATCAGCCAATGCTTCCCCTACCTAAAAAATCGACAAAGATCTTGGTAGCCGGTACTCATGCTGATAACATTGGCAATCAGTGTGGTGGTTGGACCATTGAATGGCATGGGGAAAGTGGTAATATCACTAAAG GTACAACCATTTTATCTGCTGTGAAAAGCGCGGTTGACCCGACAACAGAAGTTGTATATGTAGAGAATCCGACTCCTGATTTCATCAAGTCCAACAATTTCGCATATGCCATTGTGGTAACCGGGGAGTATCCGTACTCAGAGTCATCTGGAGATAACCAGAACCTAACCATACCAGAACCTGGACCAACAACCATCATGAACGTATGTGAGTCGATGAAGTGTGTGGTGGTGCTAATGTCGGGCAGGCCCGTGGTGATCGAACCTTATGTTTCTAGCATGGACGCGTTGGTGGCTGCATGGCTTCCAGGGAGTGAAGGCCAAGGTGTGACTGATGTTTTGTTTGGTGACTATGGGTTCACGGGTAAGCTTGCACATACTTGGTTCAAGACCGTTGATCAACTTCCGATGAATGTTGGCGACCCGCATTATGATCCGTTGTACCCGTTCGGATATGGGCTCACAACTGAACCTACCAAAGGATTTTAG
- the LOC110904331 gene encoding uncharacterized protein LOC110904331 isoform X2, whose protein sequence is MEQINFLHSQRQNHQTAGRKSSTNGSSKDLWLAVQSGCVVDVDSALVLLKKNGGNINSRNAFGLTALHIATWRNHIPIIKRLLAAGADPNARDGESGWSSLHRSLHFGHLAVASILLKSEASVSIEDSKSRTPVDLLSGPVLQANGNGNGSVVTELYSWGSGVNYQLGTGNAHIQKLPCKVDSLHGSFIKLISSAKFHSVAVSANGEVYTWGFGRGGRLGHPDFDIHSGQAAVITPRQVTSGLGARRVRAIAAAKHHTVAATDGGEVFTWGSNREGQLGYTSVDTQATPRRVSSLKSKIVAVAAANKHTAVVSDSGEVFTWGCNKEGQLGYGTSNSGSNYTPRLVEYLKGKVFIRVSAAKYHTMVLGADGEVFTWGHRLVNPRRVVVARLLKKSESTTLKFHRSERLHVVSIAAGMTHSIALTHDGALFYWVSSDPDLRCQQLYSLCGKNMVSVSAGKYRTAGVTATGDVYMWDGKKRRDESPVITRLHGVKRATSVSVGETHLLVISSLYHPPYCLPTSGSPERLKSKLSDDLSELDEDFAYNDNEIDDVASSLQKGNSEKKEIPTLKSLCEKVAAEHLVEPRSALQLLEIADSLEAHDLRKHCEEIVIRNLDYIFTVSTHAFASASLDVLANLEKSLDSKSSESWSHRRLPTPTATFPAVINSEEDDSDNEFFRTRDNSNGEKMDSQKERNQIFDSFLQPYDLASHEIGKQVRALRKKLQQIEILEEKRSKGYQLDSQQIAKLQTRPVLENSLVELGVPIETIQAKSNSSVDQKNEGTKKQRKKSRRKQPHSEEVHGSYESETKLNTVKGFSPSEDLQVDQKAISRKPDLQIEKHNLQEKEIDDKGKINNLVEVPPNNAKKEIPCSKSKNSSSSASSKKKNRKGGLSMFLSGALDDTPKIVVTPPTPKSEGPAWGGASIPKGPTGPTSLRKILDEQGKTVEHKPVARKKDQFEVSPDVKTSGKLSLSSFLPSNPIPMGPALIHQVPEPDRSTPPWISSGTPPLAGRPSLKSIQLQQEKKQQTLSQSPKTKTTGFSVTSGQGSPSDSGGSNKWFKPEVAAASSIRSIQIEEKAMKDLKRFYSSVKVVNNQF, encoded by the exons AGCCTTCACCGGTCCCTACATTTTGGTCATTTGGCTGTTGCTAGCATTCTTCTTAAATCCGAAGCTTCTGTCTCAATAGAGGACTCGAAGTCAAGAACACCTGTCGATCTTCTATCTGGCCCTGTTTTACAGGCTAACGGCAATGGAAACGGTTCAG TGGTGACAGAGTTGTACAGTTGGGGAAGCGGTGTTAACTACCAATTAGGGACTGGAAATGCTCACATTCAGAAATTGCCGTGCAAGGTTGATTCACTTCACGGGTCTTTTATCAAGTTGATTTCTTCCGCTAAGTTTCATAGTGTGGCGGTTAGTGCTAACGGTGAGGTTTACACTTGGGGATTCGGGCGAGGTGGTCGCCTTGGCCACCCTGATTTTGATATCCATAG TGGTCAGGCTGCGGTCATAACTCCTAGACAGGTAACATCAGGTCTAGGGGCTCGTCGGGTCAGAGCAATTGCCGCTGCTAAACATCATACGGTTGCTGCCACTGATGGTGGTGAGGTCTTCACGTGGGGTTCCAACCGAG AGGGTCAACTTGGGTATACATCTGTTGATACCCAAGCAACACCACGAAGGGTCAGCTCATTAAAGTCAAAGATAGTTGCTGTTGCTGCGGCAAACAAGCATACTGCTGTAGTTTCTGATTCGGGTGAGGTTTTCACTTGGGGCTGCAATAAAGAAGGGCAACTCGGTTACGGAACTTCAAATTCGGGATCCAATTATACCCCTAGGCTTGTTGAATATTTAAAAGGAAAAGTTTTTATTCGCGTTTCTGCTGCCAAGTATCACACCATGGTTTTGGGAGCCGATGGAGAG GTGTTTACTTGGGGTCATCGTCTTGTAAATCCAAGGCGTGTAGTTGTTGCAAGACTCCTTAAAAAAAGTGAAAGCACCACTTTAAAGTTTCACCGATCAGAACGGCTTCATGTGGTTTCAATAGCTGCAGGGATGACACATAGCATAGCTTTAACCCATGATGGTGCATTGTTCTATTGGGTCTCTTCAGATCCCGATCTACGTTGTCAACAG TTATACTCACTTTGTGGAAAAAATATGGTTAGTGTGTCGGCTGGAAAATACCGGACGGCCGGTGTTACCGCTACCGGTGATGTTTATATGTGGgacggaaagaaaagaagagaCGAATCACCAGTTATAACTCGATTACATGGTGTCAAACGGGCTACTTCAGTTTCAGTTGGAGAAACACATCTACTGGTTATCAGTTCTCTTTATCATCCTCCATATTGTCTCCCGACTTCCGGTAGTCCCGAGCGTTTAAAGTCAAAATTAAGTGACGATTTAAGCGAGTTAGATGAAGATTTTGCTTATAATGATAATGAAATTGATGATGTGGCATCGAGCTTACAAAAGGGTAACAGTGAAAAGAAGGAAATACCGACTTTGAAAAGCCTTTGTGAGAAAGTGGCAGCCGAGCACTTGGTCGAGCCGAGAAGTGCTTTACAGCTTCTCGAAATTGCTGACTCACTAGAGGCACATGATTTGAGGAAGCATTGTGAG GAAATCGTAATACGTAACCTTGACTACATTTTTACGGTCTCAACGCATGCATTTGCGAGCGCTTCGCTGGATGTTTTAGCTAACCTTGAGAAATCACTGGATTCAAAATCATCTGAATCATGGAGTCATCGTCGGCTTCCAACCCCAACAGCCACTTTTCCTGCAGTTATCAACAGTGAAGAAGATGATAGCGACAACGAGTTTTTCAGAACACGTGATAACAGCAACGGTGAAAAGATGGATTCACAGAAGGAAAGAAACCAAATATTCGATAGCTTTTTACAACCGTACGATCTTGCGAGTCATGAAATTGGTAAACAAGTTCGGGCATTAAGAAAAAAATTGCAACAGATCGAGATACTGGAGGAAAAACGATCCAAGGGTTATCAACTCGATAGCCAGCAGATCGCAAAGCTTCAGACCCGACCTGTGTTGGAGAACTCACTCGTTGAGCTTGGTGTACCTATTGAGACGATTCAGGCAAAGTCAAATTCTTCTGTTGACCAGAAAAACGAGGGTACCAAGAAACAGAGGAAAAAGAGCAGAAGAAAACAGCCACACAGTGAAGAGGTGCATGGTAGTTATGAATCTGAGACCAAGTTAAATACAGTTAAGGGTTTCTCACCTTCTGAAGATTTACAAGTTGACCAAAAGGCAATTTCAAGAAAACCGGATCTTCAAATCGAAAAACATAATTTACAGGAAAAGGAGATAGATGACAAGGGCAAAATAAACAATCTCGTCGAGGTGCCACCGAATAACGCAAAGAAAGAAATTCCATGCTCGAAAAGCAAGAATTCTTCTTCGTCTGCGTCATCTAAGAAGAAAAACCGAAAAGGAGGGCTTTCTATGTTTTTAAGTGGGGCTCTTGATGACACCCCTAAGATTGTCGTCACTCCACCGACGCCCAAAAGCGAGGGCCCAGCGTGGGGTGGGGCTAGTATTCCAAAGGGACCCACAGGACCCACTTCTCTTCGTAAAATTCTGGATGAGCAGGGAAAAACCGTGGAACATAAGCCAGTTGCTAGAAAGAAAGATCAGTTTGAAGTTTCACCTGATGTGAAAACTAGTGGAAAACTTTCGTTGAGTTCGTTTTTGCCGTCAAACCCGATTCCCATGGGCCCGGCCCTGATCCATCAGGTGCCTGAGCCCGACAGAAGCACACCTCCTTGGATTTCTTCGGGGACCCCACCTCTCGCTGGTCGCCCGTCTCTTAAAAGCATTCAGCTACAGCAG GAGAAAAAACAACAGACGTTATCGCAGAGCCCTAAAACAAAAACCACCGGGTTTTCGGTGACCAGTGGACAGGGTTCGCCGTCAGATTCAGGTGGTTCAAACAAGTGGTTCAAGCCGGAGGTTGCGGCAGCATCTTCTATACGATCGATCCAGATAGAGGAGAAGGCTATGAAGGATCTGAAGCGGTTTTATAGCAGTGTTAAAGTTGTTAACAACCAGTTTTAA
- the LOC110904331 gene encoding uncharacterized protein LOC110904331 isoform X1, producing the protein MEQINFLHSQRQNHQTAGRKSSTNGSSKDLWLAVQSGCVVDVDSALVLLKKNGGNINSRNAFGLTALHIATWRNHIPIIKRLLAAGADPNARDGESGWSSLHRSLHFGHLAVASILLKSEASVSIEDSKSRTPVDLLSGPVLQANGNGNGSGTNAIRSMHIVTISIDRNPLNMFYYYVCSVVTELYSWGSGVNYQLGTGNAHIQKLPCKVDSLHGSFIKLISSAKFHSVAVSANGEVYTWGFGRGGRLGHPDFDIHSGQAAVITPRQVTSGLGARRVRAIAAAKHHTVAATDGGEVFTWGSNREGQLGYTSVDTQATPRRVSSLKSKIVAVAAANKHTAVVSDSGEVFTWGCNKEGQLGYGTSNSGSNYTPRLVEYLKGKVFIRVSAAKYHTMVLGADGEVFTWGHRLVNPRRVVVARLLKKSESTTLKFHRSERLHVVSIAAGMTHSIALTHDGALFYWVSSDPDLRCQQLYSLCGKNMVSVSAGKYRTAGVTATGDVYMWDGKKRRDESPVITRLHGVKRATSVSVGETHLLVISSLYHPPYCLPTSGSPERLKSKLSDDLSELDEDFAYNDNEIDDVASSLQKGNSEKKEIPTLKSLCEKVAAEHLVEPRSALQLLEIADSLEAHDLRKHCEEIVIRNLDYIFTVSTHAFASASLDVLANLEKSLDSKSSESWSHRRLPTPTATFPAVINSEEDDSDNEFFRTRDNSNGEKMDSQKERNQIFDSFLQPYDLASHEIGKQVRALRKKLQQIEILEEKRSKGYQLDSQQIAKLQTRPVLENSLVELGVPIETIQAKSNSSVDQKNEGTKKQRKKSRRKQPHSEEVHGSYESETKLNTVKGFSPSEDLQVDQKAISRKPDLQIEKHNLQEKEIDDKGKINNLVEVPPNNAKKEIPCSKSKNSSSSASSKKKNRKGGLSMFLSGALDDTPKIVVTPPTPKSEGPAWGGASIPKGPTGPTSLRKILDEQGKTVEHKPVARKKDQFEVSPDVKTSGKLSLSSFLPSNPIPMGPALIHQVPEPDRSTPPWISSGTPPLAGRPSLKSIQLQQEKKQQTLSQSPKTKTTGFSVTSGQGSPSDSGGSNKWFKPEVAAASSIRSIQIEEKAMKDLKRFYSSVKVVNNQF; encoded by the exons AGCCTTCACCGGTCCCTACATTTTGGTCATTTGGCTGTTGCTAGCATTCTTCTTAAATCCGAAGCTTCTGTCTCAATAGAGGACTCGAAGTCAAGAACACCTGTCGATCTTCTATCTGGCCCTGTTTTACAGGCTAACGGCAATGGAAACGGTTCAGGTACTAATGCTATAAGAAGCATGCATATTGTAACAATCTCCATTGATAGAAACCCGCTgaatatgttttattattatgtCTGTTCAGTGGTGACAGAGTTGTACAGTTGGGGAAGCGGTGTTAACTACCAATTAGGGACTGGAAATGCTCACATTCAGAAATTGCCGTGCAAGGTTGATTCACTTCACGGGTCTTTTATCAAGTTGATTTCTTCCGCTAAGTTTCATAGTGTGGCGGTTAGTGCTAACGGTGAGGTTTACACTTGGGGATTCGGGCGAGGTGGTCGCCTTGGCCACCCTGATTTTGATATCCATAG TGGTCAGGCTGCGGTCATAACTCCTAGACAGGTAACATCAGGTCTAGGGGCTCGTCGGGTCAGAGCAATTGCCGCTGCTAAACATCATACGGTTGCTGCCACTGATGGTGGTGAGGTCTTCACGTGGGGTTCCAACCGAG AGGGTCAACTTGGGTATACATCTGTTGATACCCAAGCAACACCACGAAGGGTCAGCTCATTAAAGTCAAAGATAGTTGCTGTTGCTGCGGCAAACAAGCATACTGCTGTAGTTTCTGATTCGGGTGAGGTTTTCACTTGGGGCTGCAATAAAGAAGGGCAACTCGGTTACGGAACTTCAAATTCGGGATCCAATTATACCCCTAGGCTTGTTGAATATTTAAAAGGAAAAGTTTTTATTCGCGTTTCTGCTGCCAAGTATCACACCATGGTTTTGGGAGCCGATGGAGAG GTGTTTACTTGGGGTCATCGTCTTGTAAATCCAAGGCGTGTAGTTGTTGCAAGACTCCTTAAAAAAAGTGAAAGCACCACTTTAAAGTTTCACCGATCAGAACGGCTTCATGTGGTTTCAATAGCTGCAGGGATGACACATAGCATAGCTTTAACCCATGATGGTGCATTGTTCTATTGGGTCTCTTCAGATCCCGATCTACGTTGTCAACAG TTATACTCACTTTGTGGAAAAAATATGGTTAGTGTGTCGGCTGGAAAATACCGGACGGCCGGTGTTACCGCTACCGGTGATGTTTATATGTGGgacggaaagaaaagaagagaCGAATCACCAGTTATAACTCGATTACATGGTGTCAAACGGGCTACTTCAGTTTCAGTTGGAGAAACACATCTACTGGTTATCAGTTCTCTTTATCATCCTCCATATTGTCTCCCGACTTCCGGTAGTCCCGAGCGTTTAAAGTCAAAATTAAGTGACGATTTAAGCGAGTTAGATGAAGATTTTGCTTATAATGATAATGAAATTGATGATGTGGCATCGAGCTTACAAAAGGGTAACAGTGAAAAGAAGGAAATACCGACTTTGAAAAGCCTTTGTGAGAAAGTGGCAGCCGAGCACTTGGTCGAGCCGAGAAGTGCTTTACAGCTTCTCGAAATTGCTGACTCACTAGAGGCACATGATTTGAGGAAGCATTGTGAG GAAATCGTAATACGTAACCTTGACTACATTTTTACGGTCTCAACGCATGCATTTGCGAGCGCTTCGCTGGATGTTTTAGCTAACCTTGAGAAATCACTGGATTCAAAATCATCTGAATCATGGAGTCATCGTCGGCTTCCAACCCCAACAGCCACTTTTCCTGCAGTTATCAACAGTGAAGAAGATGATAGCGACAACGAGTTTTTCAGAACACGTGATAACAGCAACGGTGAAAAGATGGATTCACAGAAGGAAAGAAACCAAATATTCGATAGCTTTTTACAACCGTACGATCTTGCGAGTCATGAAATTGGTAAACAAGTTCGGGCATTAAGAAAAAAATTGCAACAGATCGAGATACTGGAGGAAAAACGATCCAAGGGTTATCAACTCGATAGCCAGCAGATCGCAAAGCTTCAGACCCGACCTGTGTTGGAGAACTCACTCGTTGAGCTTGGTGTACCTATTGAGACGATTCAGGCAAAGTCAAATTCTTCTGTTGACCAGAAAAACGAGGGTACCAAGAAACAGAGGAAAAAGAGCAGAAGAAAACAGCCACACAGTGAAGAGGTGCATGGTAGTTATGAATCTGAGACCAAGTTAAATACAGTTAAGGGTTTCTCACCTTCTGAAGATTTACAAGTTGACCAAAAGGCAATTTCAAGAAAACCGGATCTTCAAATCGAAAAACATAATTTACAGGAAAAGGAGATAGATGACAAGGGCAAAATAAACAATCTCGTCGAGGTGCCACCGAATAACGCAAAGAAAGAAATTCCATGCTCGAAAAGCAAGAATTCTTCTTCGTCTGCGTCATCTAAGAAGAAAAACCGAAAAGGAGGGCTTTCTATGTTTTTAAGTGGGGCTCTTGATGACACCCCTAAGATTGTCGTCACTCCACCGACGCCCAAAAGCGAGGGCCCAGCGTGGGGTGGGGCTAGTATTCCAAAGGGACCCACAGGACCCACTTCTCTTCGTAAAATTCTGGATGAGCAGGGAAAAACCGTGGAACATAAGCCAGTTGCTAGAAAGAAAGATCAGTTTGAAGTTTCACCTGATGTGAAAACTAGTGGAAAACTTTCGTTGAGTTCGTTTTTGCCGTCAAACCCGATTCCCATGGGCCCGGCCCTGATCCATCAGGTGCCTGAGCCCGACAGAAGCACACCTCCTTGGATTTCTTCGGGGACCCCACCTCTCGCTGGTCGCCCGTCTCTTAAAAGCATTCAGCTACAGCAG GAGAAAAAACAACAGACGTTATCGCAGAGCCCTAAAACAAAAACCACCGGGTTTTCGGTGACCAGTGGACAGGGTTCGCCGTCAGATTCAGGTGGTTCAAACAAGTGGTTCAAGCCGGAGGTTGCGGCAGCATCTTCTATACGATCGATCCAGATAGAGGAGAAGGCTATGAAGGATCTGAAGCGGTTTTATAGCAGTGTTAAAGTTGTTAACAACCAGTTTTAA